CCctttaaatgaaaggaaatttattttgcatcatatTTGCTACGTAAAGCattcagtaaataaaagctCAGATGAACATGCCTATTGGATACTGTGACCCGGGTATATAAGCAGGAAAATCCAGCCATGACCttgaacatatacagtattgtgACAAACAATGTTAAATGAAGGTGAACTTACTGACCTTTTCAGGGGCTTTCAAAAGAATCACTCACTCTTTTATCACTTGATGAACTtttctcaataaataaaaagcttcATGTTTTCTGATTTAGAATTATATTTGACATAAATGAATGGGATGTGACTCATAGCCTATTTTCACTGATTCACTTTTGAGTTTGCAAGGTTCAAACTTCCTCATGCCTACAGTATCTGTGAGGTAAGACAATCTTCTCCACACGACCACtaacattaatgtcaccttAAATATACCAaattttggtgtaaaatgacgTGATACGTTTTCTTTTTATGTGCTGTACAGTGACAAAAAGTAAGAGTACATATCTGAAAAGCTATTTGCAGATAGTCCTCCAATAAATACATCCCCACCTTATTGCCACACAGTTGTATCATTAGCTTTGTTTTGTAAGTGTGCAATGCACCATTTGGTGAACCACTTGAACAAAATATGGCGTTTAATTAAATAGCTGAAGGATTCTGCTGAGATGCAGTGTGCCATGGGTAGGTGTTTGACAAGTGATAATTCACAGTGCATATAATTAAAAAGTGGAGTTAGATGATAATATTcaatgagtggaaaaataacCATTGTTCATTCTCAGGTGTttagacaaagaaaaaacagactgaCTCTATTTTCATAAATTTAGAAGAAAATGTAGTGCAGGTTAaaaacaggagaagaagaaaacaaacagggtGAATATTCATATTCACATGCGATATTAGCATAATTGACCTGAGGGTATGGGTATTTattgaatataaaaataaataatcaggaTAAAGTTTTGCCGGGAAAGTAAActgaaaaagtaaataaataaataaatactgtaaataaaatgcaataacaAGAACTGGAAAATAAACTAATCTCACCCGAGTTACACAGCCTGCAGAAATGAGAGTCTGCACTGATTAGTATTATCGGCTACGCTCTCCTAGAAGTATATGATCTACAACACCCCCCATTCATGCATGTATTTTTTCGTGTATAATTATGAATTATGCATGAATAAATTAAGCCGAATTCTGTGCCAGAGCATGCACAAAATCAAGAGAAATTAGAGCTGCTTTGAGTAGCTGCTGTTAAACATAACACTTTAATGGCATAAAATGTCTAATGATGAGAATCGGCTAAACCAACACCTATGTTAACACACATTTTGAGGTTTTGTTGTGTTCTTATAAAATGCACACAGACCACACATCATGTATTTCCCTGTAAAAATCTATGCACTCACTTCAAATCTGTTAAGCCTGCCAGCACCAGATAAAACCTGGTTTTAATGCCCCACACAGTTGGCAGAAGcgcaaatgaaaatgttttctagCATGCTGATCATGTAGTGCATTAGAAGTGACTTGTTTGGATGAAATGCGACACTTAATTTCTATGTGATgtcattaaatctgtttttcagtatttaataaaagtggCTTTTAAGCATTTTAATGATGAAATGTGCAGCAGAGGTGACACCATTAAAGAACAGGGAAGTTATTGTTATTTCATTCGGTTTAAAGCTGAGAGTGCAAGGATGTCACTGAGGTGACACCGAGGGTATTTATGATCTGTGCTGTTGTCATGTTAATGTGGTTGGAAGCTTCTGATGATCCTCAAAGCAGGGATTGTGTAGTAGGAGCGCCACTACTTTTTGAATTCAACCATTTCCCAGACACACGGAGGTCCAATCTGAGGATTACTGAGCATCTAAAAGTCATTGAGGGAGTACAGAGCAGGCTAATAAGTAAAGCACTGCAGCACCAAAACTCCCCAGTGTTGCTTTGTGCACAACAAGCTTCAGTCACATCACTGACACACTAAAGTTTTCTCACAAATGGCTCAAATCATCCATTTTAGGTGCAGGGCCCTTAAGCCTTGCTTCATGCTCAATGTCACCTTGGAAAACAGCTTGCATTGCACTGAACACCAATTACCTGCTAACAATAACTAAATGATAGCGTATCACATGTCAatctcattaaaatatttaaaatcctatttagatagatagatagatactttattaatcccggaggaaattgtacatatccaccgctcaggcattacataacgaataaataccgGATAAACGTCAGGAGAacaagaaacactgacatcacaggacataccacaagacatacactacactaacagacacatgcagcactaacaggacttatatactaaactataactaaaatataaacagtataacattaaaatctaaacagtataaaattaaatccattcatccattcatttatttgaatgacACCTTACCATTGTGTCACCCCCACAGGGCTAAAGTTACACACTACCATGGCATCTGACATTTGTGATGAGCCACTTCGTCATCAGCTCCATGAAGTTGAGAAAACTTGCTCACACCAACGGCACAGTCAGAGGTGAGTCACGAAGATGTGAAAAACCACAGCTCTCTGATTGAACAGAAGCAAATCCACAGCATGGATTAAAGGAATATTTGGCATCCACTGTTACTGGCAGATTAATAACATTTCAGAGTGGAAAATATGTATGCGGCTCAACAGGTGGTGAGATTGTGAAACAAGGACAAGATGACTACCCACAGATGCAATGTGGACAAAGAAGAATGCCAGGGATAATAACtgatctctctttctctttctgtgccTCTCTCATTGATATGCCCTAAAAGTGGAAAGCTAAGCAAGGAGTCCTGGAGACTCCAATGAATAGCCCCCCCAATCCAAATCCTGAGAAAGAGCAGGCTCTTTATGGGTTCCAAATTAAAGCACAATCCCGACTGCTTGACTTGAATATTTTTGGTCTGTCGATACTCTTCActgagagttttttttaaataagtttttCCTTATATAACACATAATGACTTCATGATGTGGTTTTATCCTCTGCTACCTACACGCGTTCCCATGACGCGTGGTACCTGCATCACCTGCCCCACTTCCTCCTCTCGTTCACCTGAAGCGTTATTCCTGTTGAAAACCAAAATATAACAACAACAGCGTGAGTCAGGATGGGGAGGGAAGGGGTGGTCCCGCAGACGTAATGTAGACGTAGACTTCCACACAACAGCTGACAGTCCAAAACCGAGGGAATCGTTCTCTTCGGAACACAACGCGGAGCAGCCGCCTCGGAGAagcctctccccccccccccgatcagagGCGACTTTTGTGCGCTCGGAGACGTCGCGGATCTGGGTCGTTCATCCAGTCGACCGGAGCTAACCATCCTGTGAACCAAGACCTGCGGGATACGACACACAATCTTTTGTCGGGCGTACCATTATTGTGAGAAGGGTAAGGAATTTGGGACAGTTttggcttttttatttatttatttatttatttatttttaaactgcgACGGTTCGGTAGCGACGGATGATTTTACAAAAAGAACCGCAAAACATGTGCGTTTCTGTTGCTTAGAAGTATGATTTGTAGTTTCCATTCGTCGTGTCGTTTGTTTGCAATTTTTCAGCAAATGTGCGCGTTTCTTCTCGTCTTGTGGACGGATGGAGGATGCGTGAGTTTTAGATTCAGTGCTCGTCATTTGCTATTTATTTAAAGTGCGTCTATTGATCTGCGTGTTTACACGCATTCatcctattaaaaaaaaaacatttgcatgaagTCATCTACTGCAGCTGGTgttaaaaagcaaacacactTTTCCATAAGAAGCGATTTTATAACAAAAGATGCGTTGCCTATATTGTATTGTTATTTAAGAGACTAATACTCTGGTCTTCTATACATAAATACTGTTGCAAACATTTCTTGGGATTGCATTGGAAATGCTGCTGGGAAGAGTATAATTTTAAAGTTTACCAACATAAGTAGCCCTAAGAAATGTGAGAAGCTGCTGCTTTTAACCTGATGAATGGTGAATAAATATATTGATGGAAGATGCTACAGATTGGCCGCATGTGTATTTCAAGATCTTTTCCAGCTGTGTTTTGTGTCTGCCAGGTATTAACCAGTTAAACTACTCATATCTGCTTTCTCCCCTCGCAGTCACTTCTGTTGGCAGAGAAGAAGCAGATTTTTGCTTTTCGATTTGGACGATTGTCCTCAAGAAGCTGCTCTTTCAATGTGGGGTGTAGTTTCGGTGATTTCGCCAGGCTGAAATCCTCCAGGATCAGGACCTCCCTCATGGCAGCCTTCCTCTTTGGACTGCTGATTATTGCTATCCAGTCTCCCCCCCTTCTCCTCAACCCCATGGCTAACAAGGGATCGCCTTCACCCCCAACTTCATCGCCTCGCGAGAACGGGACCACCAGTTACCGAAACGGGACCCTCCAGCAACTTCCTCATATTATAATTATTGGGGTGAGAAAGGGGGGGACGCGGGCGCTGATAGAAATGCTCAGTCTTCACAGTGGAGTGGCAGCAGCTCAGAAGGAGGTGCACTTCTTTGACTGGGAGAATAACTATGAGATGGGCTTTCCTTGGTATGTCAGTCAAATGCCTTATGCCTTTCCTGACCAGCTGACAGTAGAGAAGACCCCCGCTTACTTTACCTCGAGCCATGTTCCCGAACGAGTCCATCAGATGAACCCTGACGTCAAGCTGCTGCTCATCCTCAGAGACCCCACAGAGCGAGTGTTGTCGGACTACACCCAGATCTTTTACAACCATCTCCAGAAGCGCAAGCACTACAAGCCCATTGAGTCTGTTCTTGTGAAGGACGGCGAGATCAATCTGGAATATAAAGCTCTCAATCGCAGCTTGTACTACGTTCACATGCAGAACTGGCTCAAGTACTTCCCACTTAATAGCATTCACATTGTGGATGGGGATGAGTTGATCAGGAACCCCTTGCAAGAGATGAAAAAGGTGGAGAGATTCTTAAAGCTGGAACCACAAATAAATGCttcatatttttactttaacaaaacaaaaggattCTACTGTTTGAAGGACCATGGGCAAGAACGGTGTTTAAGTGATTCCAAAGGCAGGGCTCATCCTTATGTGGCACCTGCCATCCTCCAGAAACTCCACCAGTACTTTCATGAACCCAACAAGAAATTCTTCTCGCTTGTGGGTCGAACATTTAGTTGGACATGAGCGTTTATATGAGCATTAGTCGTTTGATGTAGAGTTGCTCAAGGATAATCTCTGAACTGAGATCTTTTTCTGACAGTGTAGATGAAGAAATATTGGAAGTACAGTATAATAAAAGTctgaaataaatctatttttataCAAGAGCATTTGTTACAGGACtaaaatgaagttaaatatCACACCACTATACAGTTTTTACCATGCTCTGCTCTGcgcatttcttgtttttaattttttgccaAACTGGATTTTCTTTCAATGCTATTCAGCTTAATTTATCAAAGCAGAGGAGTTCTTGTGATACTAATGATGATTGGACATTACATTATGattaaattattacataaaGATGTTACTTTTGTCATTCTTTCATGTTTAACTTCATATGACATTAACTGCTAACTGCATTTGCAGTTTGCATGGATGGAAGACAGATGGAAGGATGATTGACAGATCTCTACCTACTGCTCTGTTTTCAGTCACTTCCTGGAATGAGCTGTATTGAATAactatttgttctttttgttacCCAAATGCAATTAGTTTTATCCATGCTTTGTGTACATCATGTATTTGTGACGTACTGtaaatatcttttttaaattgcagaATTAATATCACAATAAAgagttattatatttttatcatgGCTGATGTTTTCCTTCAGGTTTTtctagttttatttctttactctCTGTTTGCATaagcaaagataaaaaaaacatggtgatacacaaaaaatattgtgtTCAACTCAAGAAGTGCCTGCTTCATATCTACTTCTGTAATTCTTATCATTCTCCAACCATTAATTCTTCCTTTAATTGTCAGAGTGGGTGAGTAAATTCTATGACCGCAGATTTAAGCAAACTATCAACTAAGAGAAATCAGTAGAGCTTGTTTATGCCTTAAGGTCCATTTGTCttactgctaaaaaaaaaccccaacaacaaaaaactacaaTGGccatttcatatttaaatttggCCTAGATTTACTCTGCTTAATGAAGCTGCAGACAAGGATGTTAACCTCATTGTTCCTTAAATGCAGAGCAAAATGATATTTATTCCCTTTACCATATACCACTTTTTTCCACTCAGAACAGGAATATTATACCTTAaacttcttgtgtttcctgaatGAAGTTACTGTGTATAATAACATATGAAGGGCAGGTATGTGTAGTGGAGAATATGTGAAGCTGTGGTGAGTTAGATCTGATCTCTGCTGTTGGATTGACAGATGGCTGTGTGTGTCATGTCGTTTGCTATGAGCATTGCCTTGAACGTCTCAGACCCCCAGATGGACCTGTAGTCACATCACGACAAACTCACAAGAATTCTTTGGCTATAACTTGTTATCTAGAATGCAGCAGGTAGGCGTTAATTAAACATTCTTCTGCGAGTAGGAAACTCAGGAAACAAGCCTCATAACATTCTCCTGATAAGCCTGTTTCTGCACTTAAGACTTGACACTGCTGAGTACCCAAACCCAACAGCGTTTTGACTTTACAGCACTTACGGGACTTCCACAACAGGTCGAAGCCACATACAACACTGGCAACACCAGGCATACTGAAACACTGGAGCTAAAACCGGAGCTAACAAAGAAcaagattgttttgtttttggataTGAAAGATCCAAGGAAAAAGGTTTGGGCCACAGTAAAAGACAGAGTAATGACTAATTACAGATTAacagccaaaaaacaaaacaaaacaagatccGCTCCAGTCCCAGCTTGCAAcatcctgaattcaaaattttaccctgacctacttgcataggtcaaagatcaaagctagtgctgtgACCTACTTTCTAGATTAAAGCTACTGCTTTAATCAAAGCTgctgctttgatctacggtcttgcACTGGCCTATTCCCTCGTCTTATCccgttcctgagtgtacaaaagttaaaattggactgtgacctagttttctcaaggtcaaggtcatcatctcattttcatcccctttgccgcccgagtaacgtgctttttgtttcatctttctatctgcaacggttgcgaagatatattgtggaagcgggatgtaaaaaaacaaaaagcaccttCTTGCATCTGTCATTTTAACTGTGTGAGCTTTTGGTTTTACTTCAGGTGGCATCCATAGCTATGTGacttgaaaaaattaaaacaacagatTACTACGTGGCACCACGGAACATTCTTTTCAGGCAGATAATGACATCCTCCTGAGACAATGCTTAGCTTGGTAAATTTACCTGCTCAACTGGTTTCAGTTCCTCCTCCCACTTCAGAATCACCACAAGGCACAGGTGCCACAGTGAAGTTTCTAATCaaaatacatcaccactttgaagcgggatgtaatgacaTGTGTGGGGTATAtttttttctactgtgtgagcaacagagttCGAATATatgtttcttagaaattaaagtCTACTTTGTTTGGCTGCACCAGTTCTAAAGCATTTCGAAAGCAAACCGTCAGCAATCCGATGCTGATCTAATCAATCCAGAAGGTTTGATTTGCAACTACATTTGCatatcaatgcagcacaccagacacctttgtctagcagtgactctgctcttgaaatctCAGAAAAGgttggaagttcagctttgagggtctttcattcacctttatgtcagtttctccgtgtgtttctgcAAACTAATAAAATGGACCGTCACTACAtaccagatgacagcacaatggcatttttttagaccaattaagtttaaagtgggttatttctggcgccacagtagttgggaaataatgagatcagtcagtcagtcaaaattattaatagaattgatgaaaattccctgttttgctacgttatcgtagccggtcaccggtgcTCTccgctgctctgccgtcagacagcaAGTCAGTGAGAGCGGCACTTCGGCGaagccccttgactaccgttgttagggggtgtAGTGCCTTCTGAGGGTGCCTCCTGGTgtggcatgactgccggccagactgccaggttttttcagcgatcttgtttttaaccaatgctaatattaatattaatccacatACAAGGCACATCAGATCATAAGGCGCActacaggtttatgagaaaattataggcttttaggtgcaccttatagtggggaaaatactgtacctttATTAAAGAAGTGTGAGAATTGGTAAAACACACATCCTTCTGATGTGCTTTCTGTAGTAAAACACACCTCCTTCTGAGGTATAAAAGAAGGaaagtgtatttttattctttgcacTTACTGATACACTTGTTTGATGCCATGATCACCGTGTAACTGCCTGAAAGCGTTCATAATTAATTTTGACTTGGTTTTTCCCTCGACTGGTGTTTCCTTCTTCAATTAACGAACATGCAAAGAGCTCTGAAAGGCTGCACATCTTCACAACATACCTGCTTAACCTGTTTCAGTTCCTCATGAGGAAAAACATATACATTTCAGCCAGAACCCGACATAGAGCAGGTGCACCAGTGAAGTCTCTACTGATCAGAGGTGAGTTTTTTGTGCTCTGAGAATAACAGATCTGGGTCTTACGCTGTAATTATTGCTGCTGGGAACTCTAAACCAGCAGACATAAAACctgttttgtttctattttgacAGTATTTACTAATGCAATTGGGAATAACACACTttctcagaaacacaaacagtaacttatgaaacaaagaataaagtcaAATCAGATGATACAATGCTACGAAAAAACACTACAGTGAAGAGACGTAAGTTGATTAAACAAACAGTTGTGAAAACTGGGAACCCCGACTTTCCAAGCTCAGGGTAACCAAACTCAGAGTCAGAAATTAACAAGAGTCTATTAATACTGCTTAGTGAAACTGTGGACTGgttgttttta
The Antennarius striatus isolate MH-2024 chromosome 10, ASM4005453v1, whole genome shotgun sequence genome window above contains:
- the LOC137602627 gene encoding heparan sulfate glucosamine 3-O-sulfotransferase 1-like, whose translation is MAAFLFGLLIIAIQSPPLLLNPMANKGSPSPPTSSPRENGTTSYRNGTLQQLPHIIIIGVRKGGTRALIEMLSLHSGVAAAQKEVHFFDWENNYEMGFPWYVSQMPYAFPDQLTVEKTPAYFTSSHVPERVHQMNPDVKLLLILRDPTERVLSDYTQIFYNHLQKRKHYKPIESVLVKDGEINLEYKALNRSLYYVHMQNWLKYFPLNSIHIVDGDELIRNPLQEMKKVERFLKLEPQINASYFYFNKTKGFYCLKDHGQERCLSDSKGRAHPYVAPAILQKLHQYFHEPNKKFFSLVGRTFSWT